One genomic region from Paraburkholderia azotifigens encodes:
- the pheT gene encoding phenylalanine--tRNA ligase subunit beta has translation MQFPESWLRTFVDPQLTTAELSHALTMAGLEVEDLRPAAPPTSKIVVGRVLEVVKHPDADKLNVCQVDAGTGATLNIVCGAPNVAPGIKVPVALVGAQLPPAEEGGAPFAIKLSKLRGVQSEGMLCSARELKLSEDHSGLLILPEDTPIGQDIRETLNLDDTVFEIKLTPNKADCLSVFGVARETAAITGAPLRPLDIKPVEVKLDETLPVKISAPDLCGRFSGRVIRGVNARAKSPAWMVERLERSGQRSISALVDISNYVMLELGRPSHVFDLDKIHGSMDVRWGKRGESLKLLNGNTVEVDETVGVIADDQHIESLAGIMGGDSTAVTLDTTNIYLEAAFWWPDSIRGRSRRYNFSTDAGHRFERGVDYSTTVEHIERITQLILDICGGEAGPVDDQIVNVPKRAPVKMRVARANRIIGVAIGADEIAQIFTRLGLPFERAGDDFLVTPPPYRFDIEIEEDLIEEVARIYGFEKIPARPPVARSEMRRTNETQRSIHTLRHALAARDYAETVNFSFVDAEWEQDFAGNDKPVRLLNPIASQLSVMRTTLFGSLINVLRHNLNRRADRIRVFEAGRVFLPDTSVKAGELAVEGFAQPKMIGALAYGPVVEEQWGAATRAVDFFDVKGDLEALFAPAVARFVKAEHPALHPGRSARIELDGRAIGWIGELHPRWMQKYDLPHAPIVFEVEAEALMQRALPSPTEVSKFPPVRRDIAIVVDQKIEVQALFDEMQKALSDEACKTIQRVALFDEFRAKSNTSGGLAAHEKSLAFRVTLQDTGGTLQDETVDLAIQTVVDRLARVYGARLRG, from the coding sequence ATGCAATTCCCGGAATCCTGGCTCAGAACCTTTGTCGATCCGCAACTGACGACGGCCGAACTCTCGCACGCGCTGACGATGGCCGGTCTCGAAGTGGAAGACCTGCGTCCCGCCGCGCCGCCGACGTCGAAGATCGTCGTGGGCCGCGTGCTCGAAGTCGTCAAGCACCCGGACGCAGACAAGCTCAACGTGTGTCAGGTTGATGCCGGCACGGGCGCGACGCTGAACATCGTGTGCGGCGCGCCGAACGTGGCGCCCGGCATCAAGGTGCCCGTCGCGCTAGTGGGCGCGCAGCTGCCGCCCGCCGAAGAAGGCGGCGCGCCGTTCGCGATCAAGCTGTCCAAGCTGCGCGGCGTGCAAAGCGAAGGCATGCTGTGCTCGGCGCGTGAACTCAAACTGTCGGAAGATCATAGCGGCCTGCTGATCCTGCCGGAAGATACGCCGATCGGCCAGGACATCCGCGAAACGCTGAACCTCGACGATACTGTCTTCGAAATCAAGCTGACGCCGAACAAGGCCGATTGCCTGTCGGTGTTCGGCGTCGCCCGCGAAACCGCTGCGATCACGGGTGCGCCGCTGCGCCCGCTCGACATCAAGCCTGTCGAAGTCAAGCTCGACGAAACGCTGCCTGTGAAGATCTCGGCGCCCGATCTGTGCGGCCGTTTCTCGGGCCGCGTGATCCGCGGCGTGAACGCGCGCGCGAAGTCGCCGGCCTGGATGGTCGAGCGTCTCGAACGTTCCGGTCAACGAAGCATTTCGGCGCTGGTCGACATCTCGAACTATGTGATGCTCGAACTCGGCCGTCCGTCGCACGTGTTCGATCTCGACAAGATTCACGGCAGCATGGATGTGCGCTGGGGCAAGCGTGGTGAATCGCTGAAGCTGTTGAACGGCAACACGGTCGAAGTGGACGAAACGGTCGGCGTGATCGCTGACGACCAGCATATCGAAAGCCTCGCGGGCATTATGGGCGGCGACAGCACGGCCGTCACGCTGGACACGACCAACATCTATCTCGAAGCGGCATTCTGGTGGCCCGATAGCATCCGTGGCCGCTCGCGCCGCTATAACTTCTCGACGGACGCGGGTCATCGGTTCGAGCGCGGCGTCGACTATTCGACCACGGTCGAGCACATCGAGCGGATCACGCAGCTGATTCTCGACATTTGCGGCGGCGAGGCCGGTCCCGTCGACGACCAGATCGTCAACGTGCCGAAGCGCGCACCGGTGAAGATGCGCGTTGCGCGCGCGAACCGCATCATCGGCGTGGCGATCGGCGCCGACGAGATCGCGCAGATCTTCACACGTCTCGGCTTGCCGTTCGAGCGTGCCGGCGACGACTTTCTCGTGACGCCGCCGCCGTATCGTTTCGATATCGAAATCGAAGAAGACCTGATCGAAGAAGTCGCACGTATTTACGGCTTCGAGAAGATTCCGGCCCGCCCGCCCGTAGCACGCAGCGAAATGCGCCGCACGAACGAAACGCAGCGTTCGATTCACACGCTGCGTCACGCGCTCGCCGCGCGCGATTACGCGGAAACGGTGAACTTCAGCTTCGTCGATGCCGAGTGGGAGCAAGACTTTGCGGGCAACGACAAGCCTGTCCGACTGTTGAATCCGATCGCGAGCCAGCTATCGGTGATGCGCACGACGCTGTTCGGCAGCCTGATCAACGTGCTGCGCCATAACCTGAACCGTCGCGCGGATCGTATCCGCGTATTCGAAGCAGGGCGCGTATTCCTGCCGGACACGTCGGTCAAGGCGGGCGAGCTGGCCGTCGAAGGCTTCGCGCAGCCGAAGATGATCGGTGCGCTTGCATATGGTCCCGTCGTCGAAGAGCAGTGGGGTGCGGCGACGCGTGCCGTCGATTTCTTCGACGTGAAGGGTGATCTCGAAGCGCTGTTTGCGCCCGCCGTCGCGCGTTTCGTGAAGGCCGAGCATCCGGCGCTGCATCCGGGACGCAGCGCGCGCATTGAACTCGATGGCCGTGCAATCGGCTGGATCGGCGAACTGCATCCGCGCTGGATGCAGAAGTACGATCTGCCGCACGCGCCGATCGTGTTCGAAGTCGAAGCGGAAGCGCTGATGCAGCGCGCGTTGCCGAGTCCGACCGAAGTGTCGAAATTCCCGCCCGTGCGACGCGATATCGCGATCGTCGTCGACCAGAAAATCGAGGTTCAGGCGCTCTTCGACGAGATGCAAAAGGCGCTCTCGGACGAGGCTTGCAAGACCATTCAAAGGGTTGCGCTTTTCGATGAATTTCGTGCAAAATCAAATACTTCCGGCGGGCTGGCGGCGCATGAGAAAAGCCTTGCGTTCCGTGTAACCTTGCAAGATACTGGTGGAACCCTTCAGGATGAAACGGTCGATCTGGCCATTCAGACTGTAGTGGATCGTCTTGCTCGAGTGTATGGCGCCCGGTTGCGCGGATAG
- the pheS gene encoding phenylalanine--tRNA ligase subunit alpha, whose protein sequence is MDLDQIVADAKSAFEQASDVTTLENEKARFLGKSGALTELLKGLGKLDPEARKTEGARINIAKQQVEAALTARRQALADALLNQRLAAEAIDVTLPGRGAGTGSLHPVMHTWERVEQIFRTIGFDVADGPEIETDWYNFTSLNSPENHPARSMQDTFYVDGKDAEGRPLLLRTHTSPMQVRYARTNTPPIKVIVPGRTYRVDSDATHSPMFNQVEGLWIDENISFADLKGVYTDFLKKFFERDDILVRFRPSYFPFTEPSAEIDMMFEQGKNAGKWLEISGSGQVHPTVIRNMGLDPERYIGFAFGSGLERLTMLRYGVQDLRLFFENDLRFLRQFA, encoded by the coding sequence ATGGATCTGGACCAGATTGTCGCCGACGCAAAAAGCGCCTTTGAACAAGCCTCCGACGTCACCACGCTCGAAAACGAGAAGGCACGCTTTCTCGGCAAGTCGGGCGCACTGACGGAACTGTTGAAGGGGCTGGGCAAGCTCGATCCCGAGGCGCGCAAGACAGAAGGCGCGCGGATCAACATCGCCAAGCAGCAGGTCGAAGCGGCACTGACGGCGCGCCGCCAGGCACTCGCCGACGCGCTGCTGAACCAGCGCCTCGCCGCCGAGGCCATCGACGTCACGTTGCCCGGACGCGGCGCCGGCACGGGTAGCCTGCACCCTGTAATGCACACCTGGGAGCGCGTCGAACAGATTTTTCGCACGATCGGCTTCGACGTGGCCGACGGTCCCGAAATCGAAACCGACTGGTACAACTTCACGTCGCTGAACAGCCCGGAAAACCATCCGGCGCGTTCGATGCAGGACACGTTCTACGTCGACGGCAAGGACGCCGAAGGCCGTCCGCTGCTGCTGCGCACCCACACCAGCCCGATGCAGGTCCGCTACGCGCGCACCAACACGCCGCCCATCAAGGTGATCGTGCCCGGCCGCACGTATCGTGTGGACAGCGACGCGACGCACTCGCCGATGTTTAACCAGGTCGAAGGCCTGTGGATCGACGAGAACATCAGCTTCGCCGACCTGAAGGGTGTCTACACCGACTTCCTCAAGAAATTCTTCGAGCGCGACGACATTCTCGTGCGCTTTCGCCCGTCGTACTTCCCGTTCACGGAGCCGTCTGCCGAGATCGACATGATGTTCGAGCAAGGCAAGAACGCCGGTAAATGGCTCGAAATCTCGGGCTCGGGCCAGGTTCACCCCACGGTGATCCGTAACATGGGCCTCGATCCCGAGCGCTATATCGGCTTTGCATTCGGCAGCGGCCTCGAGCGTCTGACGATGCTGCGTTACGGCGTTCAGGACCTGCGACTGTTCTTTGAAAACGACCTGCGCTTCCTGCGCCAGTTCGCCTGA
- a CDS encoding MerR family transcriptional regulator, with the protein MTATIEKVVLPPIPAKRYFTIGEVSELCGVKPHVLRYWEQEFTQLRPVKRRGNRRYYQHHEVLLIRRIRELLYEQGFTINGARNRLDSHGAGQGAEGEGEVVEGSVVQPTTATVDVDQLRKELLQVIDLLGH; encoded by the coding sequence ATGACAGCGACGATCGAAAAAGTCGTCTTGCCTCCGATTCCCGCGAAGCGCTACTTCACGATCGGTGAGGTCAGCGAGCTATGCGGTGTCAAGCCGCATGTGCTGCGGTACTGGGAGCAGGAGTTCACGCAGTTGCGTCCGGTGAAGCGGCGCGGCAATCGCCGGTACTATCAGCATCATGAAGTGCTGCTGATCCGGCGGATTCGCGAGCTGCTGTACGAGCAGGGTTTCACGATCAACGGCGCGCGCAACCGGCTCGACTCGCATGGCGCCGGGCAGGGTGCGGAAGGCGAAGGCGAGGTGGTCGAAGGGTCGGTCGTGCAGCCGACTACCGCAACCGTCGATGTCGATCAGTTGCGCAAGGAGTTGTTGCAGGTGATCGACCTGCTCGGGCATTGA
- a CDS encoding integration host factor subunit alpha, with amino-acid sequence MNEMNSSDFEALLSAQRSAMIRDIPTSTSSASAEAPTLTKAELAELLFDNVGLNKREAKDMVEAFFEVIRDALESGDSVKLSGFGNFQLRDKPQRPGRNPKTGEAIPIAARRVVTFHASQKLKALVENGAEESFAR; translated from the coding sequence ATGAATGAAATGAACTCGAGTGATTTCGAAGCCCTTCTTTCGGCGCAGCGTAGCGCCATGATCCGCGATATTCCTACCTCGACCTCCAGCGCGTCGGCCGAAGCACCGACGCTCACCAAGGCTGAGCTTGCCGAGCTGCTGTTCGACAATGTCGGGCTCAACAAGCGGGAAGCGAAGGACATGGTCGAAGCGTTCTTCGAAGTGATTCGCGACGCGCTGGAGAGCGGCGACAGCGTCAAGCTGTCCGGCTTCGGCAATTTCCAGTTGCGCGACAAGCCGCAGCGTCCTGGCAGAAATCCGAAAACGGGCGAGGCGATTCCGATCGCCGCGCGCCGTGTCGTGACGTTCCACGCAAGTCAAAAGCTGAAGGCGCTGGTCGAGAACGGCGCTGAAGAGAGCTTCGCGCGCTGA
- the uvrA gene encoding excinuclease ABC subunit UvrA, with protein MSSNGTIRIRGARQHNLKNVDLDLHTGEMTVVTGPSGSGKSSLVFDTLYAEGQRRYVETFSAYARQFLDRMDRPQVDRVDGVPPAIAIDQTNPVRSSRSTVGTMTELNDHLKLLYARAAELFDRKTAQAVRHDSPETIYAELDARTATDDPRIVLTFPVELPETTSEAEVEQWLSASGYTRVQAQREVPSATGMRKVLDVVADRFRLHQVEKSRVVEAIEASLKRGGGRVNVYVLAQAQEGEDADPQIWRFSTGLHNPDSDLRYADPQPALFSFNSAYGACDTCRGFGRVIGVDLGLVIPDERKTLRGGAIKPMQTPAWKECQDDLMRYAAKANIRRDTRWSELTEAERDWVINGSPDWDGEWQKQWYGVKRFFGYLESKAYKMHIRVLLSKYRSYTPCETCGGARLKTESLLWRLGSKQNADAVLEPARRFLPRGVDWNRAQLEALPGLTVHDLMLLPIERIRRFFDEITLPSALLDDALKLLLAEVRTRLKYLCDVGLGYLTLDRQSRTLSGGEVQRINLTTALGTSLTKTLFVLDEPSIGLHPRDLNRIVEAMQRLRDAGNTLVVVEHDPSVMLAADRLIDMGPGPGERGGTIIYDGTPDAIRSAGTLTGEYLGGRKHVADAAHWARRPVDPSTPRITLEGARQHNLRDVTVEIPLQRLVCVTGVSGSGKSTLIQDVLHPALARQLGKATESPGAHRSLTGVEQISDAIFVDQSPIGKTTRSNPASYVGAFDEIRKLFAKAPLALQRGYGAGIFSFNSGDGRCPTCGGSGFEHIEMQFLSDVYLRCPDCDGSRYRPEVLEVKIEREGRALSIADVLELTVHEAVGLFAGDGEVLRVLQPIVDVGLEYVKLGQPVPTLSGGEAQRLKLAGFLAETAQARTARGGAKQAPTRLFMFDEPTTGLHFDDIAKLMQAFGKLLAGGHSLIVIEHNLDVIRAADWLIDLGPEGGDAGGLVVCAGTPEDVKQCPGSHTGEALVQYDRAMGQAIEPTEAAEKAEAAAHGMPLQTALNAARARRAVEGEDVVRIVNAREHNLKALDVDIPHGKFNVITGVSGSGKSTLAFDILFHEGQRRYLESLNAYARSIVQPAGRPEVDAVYGIPPTVAIEQRLSRGGRKSTVATTSEVWHFLRLLYVKLGIQHCVHDGAPVTSQSVESIVAQLMRDHKGQHVGLLAPLVVNRKGVYTDLAKWAKARGNTHLRVDGEFVPVDPWPKLDRFREHTIELPVGDIVVSADKEAELRRLLDETLEVGKGVMHLLAPLDGLEHAMTRNGPTAHVGEVKVLSVKRACPVCGTSYAELDPRMFSYNSKHGWCTTCVGTGLALTREQRAAYDDTVLVEDNRGREQTLPSDEQEPEGVGEEPCPDCHGTRLNPSARAVTFDETSIVDVAQWTVSDTRRWIDGLELIGRDAEIARDVMSEIGSRLQFLEEVGLGYLSLDRAAPSLSGGEAQRIRLAAQLGSNLQGVCYVLDEPTIGLHPRDNQILLNALRKLGDKGNTLVVVEHDEDTIRRADHIIDIGPGAGKRGGTLVAQGRVGDLSAQSDSLTGQFLAKPILHPLQERRPVSLATKRAPAVPESWLTVHGATLHNLRDVTVGIPLGRLVAVTGVSGSGKSTLARDVLMANLLDAVGRSVLSSPAVRRARKAAQADDAPATNRRSSVLARSAPRPSLNVTHAWQGCESISGFESIDRVLEVDQTPIGKTPRSCPATYIGVWDTIRRLFADTLEARARGYTASRFSFNTGDGRCPACEGQGVRTIGMSFLPDVKVPCDVCHGQRFNPETLAVTWRGKNIGDVLTMEIDEAVDFFASMSNIAHPLQLMKDVGLGYLTLGQPSPTLSGGEAQRIKLVTELSKVRDDITRRGQKAPHTLYVLDEPTVGLHMADVAKLIRVLHRLANAGHSVVVIEHDLDVIAEADWIVDLGPEGGVGGGSIVASTDPEGLVRVAASHTGRALEPVLARVASESGETVAAERVSAG; from the coding sequence TTGTCTTCTAACGGTACGATCCGCATTCGTGGCGCACGCCAGCACAACCTGAAGAACGTCGATCTCGACCTTCACACGGGCGAAATGACCGTCGTGACCGGGCCGTCGGGCTCGGGCAAGTCGAGCCTCGTGTTCGACACGCTGTATGCAGAAGGGCAGCGGCGCTACGTCGAAACTTTCAGCGCGTACGCCCGGCAGTTTCTGGACCGGATGGACCGGCCGCAAGTCGATCGCGTGGACGGCGTGCCGCCTGCCATCGCCATCGACCAGACCAATCCCGTGCGCAGTTCGCGTTCGACCGTCGGCACGATGACGGAACTGAACGACCATCTGAAGCTGCTCTATGCGCGAGCGGCTGAACTGTTCGACCGCAAGACGGCCCAGGCCGTCCGGCACGACTCACCCGAAACCATTTACGCCGAATTGGACGCACGCACGGCCACGGACGATCCGCGCATCGTGCTGACGTTCCCGGTCGAGTTGCCGGAGACGACGAGCGAAGCGGAAGTCGAGCAATGGCTTTCTGCAAGCGGCTATACCCGCGTGCAGGCGCAGCGCGAAGTTCCGTCGGCTACGGGTATGCGCAAGGTGCTCGACGTGGTCGCCGACCGCTTTCGTCTGCATCAGGTCGAGAAGTCGCGCGTGGTGGAGGCGATCGAGGCATCGCTCAAGCGCGGCGGTGGCCGCGTCAACGTCTACGTGCTGGCACAGGCGCAAGAAGGCGAAGACGCCGACCCGCAGATCTGGCGCTTCTCCACAGGGCTGCACAACCCGGACAGCGATTTGCGCTATGCCGATCCGCAGCCCGCGTTGTTCTCGTTCAATTCAGCCTACGGCGCCTGCGATACTTGCCGGGGCTTCGGGCGCGTGATCGGCGTCGATCTGGGCCTCGTGATTCCCGACGAGCGCAAGACGCTGCGCGGCGGTGCGATCAAACCGATGCAAACGCCGGCGTGGAAGGAGTGTCAGGACGACCTGATGCGCTATGCAGCGAAGGCGAATATCCGCCGTGACACGCGCTGGTCGGAACTCACGGAAGCCGAGCGCGACTGGGTCATCAACGGTTCGCCGGACTGGGACGGCGAATGGCAGAAGCAGTGGTACGGCGTGAAGCGCTTCTTCGGCTATCTGGAGTCGAAAGCGTACAAGATGCATATCCGTGTGTTGCTGTCGAAGTACCGCAGCTACACGCCCTGTGAGACGTGCGGCGGCGCGCGTCTGAAGACGGAATCGCTGCTGTGGCGCCTGGGTTCGAAGCAGAATGCAGACGCTGTGCTGGAGCCGGCGCGGCGCTTCCTGCCGCGTGGTGTCGACTGGAACCGTGCGCAACTCGAAGCCTTGCCGGGCCTGACGGTGCACGACCTGATGCTGCTTCCTATCGAGCGTATCCGGCGCTTTTTCGACGAGATCACCTTGCCTAGCGCGCTGCTGGACGATGCGCTAAAGCTGCTGCTCGCCGAAGTGCGCACGCGTCTCAAGTATCTGTGCGATGTCGGTCTCGGGTATCTCACGCTCGACCGGCAGAGCCGCACGCTATCGGGCGGCGAGGTGCAGCGTATCAACCTGACGACCGCGCTTGGCACGTCGCTCACCAAGACCTTGTTCGTGCTCGACGAGCCGAGCATCGGCCTGCATCCGCGCGATCTGAACCGGATCGTCGAGGCAATGCAGCGTCTGCGCGACGCGGGCAATACACTCGTCGTCGTCGAACACGATCCGTCCGTGATGCTCGCCGCCGATCGACTGATCGACATGGGGCCGGGCCCGGGCGAGCGCGGCGGCACGATCATCTACGACGGCACGCCCGACGCGATCCGCTCGGCGGGCACGCTGACCGGGGAGTATCTCGGTGGGCGCAAGCACGTTGCCGATGCGGCGCACTGGGCGCGTCGACCCGTCGACCCAAGCACGCCGCGCATCACGCTCGAAGGCGCGCGCCAGCACAATCTGCGCGACGTCACGGTGGAAATCCCGCTGCAACGTCTTGTCTGCGTGACGGGCGTCTCGGGTTCCGGCAAATCGACGCTGATTCAGGACGTGTTGCACCCCGCGCTGGCGCGGCAACTCGGCAAGGCGACGGAATCGCCGGGTGCGCACCGCAGCCTGACGGGCGTCGAACAGATCAGCGACGCAATCTTCGTTGACCAGTCGCCGATCGGTAAGACCACGCGCTCGAACCCCGCGAGCTACGTCGGTGCATTCGATGAAATCCGCAAACTTTTTGCCAAGGCGCCGCTCGCGCTGCAGCGCGGTTATGGCGCGGGCATATTCAGCTTCAACTCGGGCGATGGCCGATGCCCGACGTGTGGCGGCTCGGGCTTCGAACATATCGAAATGCAGTTCCTGAGCGACGTCTATCTGCGTTGCCCGGATTGCGACGGCAGCCGCTACCGACCTGAAGTGCTCGAAGTGAAGATCGAGCGCGAGGGGCGCGCACTGAGCATTGCCGACGTGCTCGAATTGACCGTGCACGAAGCCGTCGGTCTGTTTGCTGGCGACGGCGAAGTGCTGCGCGTGCTGCAACCCATCGTCGATGTCGGTCTCGAATACGTGAAGCTGGGTCAACCCGTACCGACGCTGTCGGGCGGCGAAGCGCAGCGTCTGAAACTCGCCGGCTTTCTCGCGGAGACAGCACAGGCGCGCACCGCGCGCGGTGGCGCGAAGCAGGCGCCGACGCGTCTGTTCATGTTCGACGAGCCGACCACGGGTCTCCACTTCGACGATATCGCGAAGCTCATGCAGGCGTTCGGCAAGCTGCTCGCAGGCGGTCACTCGCTGATCGTGATCGAACACAATCTCGACGTGATTCGCGCGGCTGACTGGCTGATCGATCTTGGCCCCGAGGGCGGCGACGCAGGCGGGCTGGTGGTGTGCGCGGGCACGCCGGAAGACGTCAAGCAATGCCCGGGCTCCCACACGGGTGAAGCGCTCGTGCAATACGACCGTGCGATGGGGCAGGCGATCGAACCAACCGAAGCCGCCGAAAAGGCGGAAGCCGCGGCACATGGCATGCCGCTGCAGACCGCGTTGAACGCGGCACGTGCCCGGCGCGCGGTAGAGGGCGAAGATGTGGTGCGTATCGTGAATGCGCGCGAGCACAATCTGAAAGCGCTGGACGTCGACATTCCGCACGGCAAGTTCAATGTCATCACGGGCGTGTCCGGTTCGGGCAAATCGACGCTCGCGTTCGACATCCTGTTCCATGAAGGACAACGCCGGTATCTCGAGTCGTTGAACGCATATGCGCGCTCGATCGTGCAGCCCGCGGGCCGCCCGGAAGTCGACGCCGTGTATGGCATTCCGCCCACCGTCGCGATCGAACAGCGTTTGTCGCGGGGCGGACGCAAAAGTACCGTGGCAACGACGTCGGAGGTGTGGCACTTCCTGCGCCTGCTGTATGTGAAGCTCGGCATCCAGCACTGCGTCCATGACGGCGCGCCTGTCACGTCGCAAAGCGTCGAGTCGATCGTCGCGCAGCTCATGCGCGACCACAAAGGTCAGCATGTCGGCTTGCTTGCGCCGCTGGTCGTGAATCGCAAGGGCGTCTACACGGATCTCGCGAAGTGGGCGAAAGCGCGTGGCAATACTCATCTGCGTGTCGATGGCGAATTCGTGCCCGTCGATCCGTGGCCAAAGCTCGACCGCTTCCGCGAGCATACGATCGAATTGCCTGTTGGCGACATCGTTGTATCGGCGGACAAGGAAGCGGAACTGCGTCGGTTGCTCGACGAAACGCTCGAGGTGGGCAAGGGCGTGATGCACCTGCTCGCGCCGCTCGACGGTCTCGAACACGCGATGACGCGCAACGGCCCGACCGCACATGTGGGCGAAGTGAAGGTGCTGTCGGTGAAGCGGGCTTGTCCCGTGTGCGGCACCAGTTACGCGGAACTCGACCCGCGCATGTTCTCGTACAACAGCAAACATGGCTGGTGCACGACCTGCGTCGGTACGGGTCTCGCGTTGACGCGTGAACAGCGCGCCGCGTACGACGACACCGTGCTGGTTGAAGACAACCGTGGCCGCGAGCAGACCTTGCCGTCGGACGAGCAGGAGCCGGAAGGTGTCGGCGAGGAACCATGTCCGGATTGCCACGGCACGCGCCTGAATCCGTCCGCTCGCGCTGTGACGTTCGACGAAACGTCGATCGTCGACGTCGCGCAATGGACGGTGTCCGACACGCGGCGCTGGATCGACGGGCTTGAACTGATCGGGCGCGATGCGGAAATCGCGCGCGACGTAATGAGCGAAATCGGCAGCCGCTTGCAGTTCCTCGAAGAAGTGGGTCTCGGCTATCTGAGCCTTGACCGTGCCGCGCCGAGCCTGTCAGGCGGCGAAGCACAACGTATTCGGCTCGCGGCTCAGCTCGGCAGCAACCTGCAGGGCGTCTGCTATGTGCTCGACGAGCCGACCATCGGTCTGCATCCGCGCGACAACCAGATCCTGTTGAATGCGCTTCGCAAGCTCGGCGATAAGGGCAATACCCTCGTCGTCGTCGAGCACGATGAAGACACGATCCGCCGCGCGGATCACATCATCGATATCGGTCCGGGAGCGGGCAAACGCGGCGGTACGCTGGTCGCACAGGGGCGTGTCGGCGATCTGTCGGCGCAGTCCGATTCGCTGACGGGTCAATTTCTCGCGAAGCCGATCTTGCATCCATTGCAGGAGCGGCGTCCCGTTTCGCTCGCAACGAAGCGCGCACCGGCCGTTCCGGAGAGCTGGCTGACCGTGCACGGCGCGACCTTGCACAATCTGCGCGACGTGACGGTCGGCATTCCGCTTGGGCGACTCGTCGCCGTGACGGGCGTGAGCGGCTCCGGCAAATCGACGCTCGCGCGCGACGTGCTGATGGCGAATCTGCTGGACGCAGTGGGCCGGTCCGTCCTGTCGTCGCCGGCTGTGCGTCGCGCCCGCAAAGCCGCGCAAGCGGACGACGCACCCGCGACAAACCGCCGTTCGAGCGTGCTCGCGCGTAGTGCGCCACGGCCATCGCTGAATGTCACGCATGCATGGCAGGGCTGCGAATCGATCAGCGGATTCGAGTCGATTGACCGCGTACTCGAGGTCGACCAGACGCCGATCGGCAAGACACCGCGCTCGTGTCCGGCTACGTATATCGGCGTATGGGACACGATCCGACGTCTCTTTGCCGATACGCTCGAAGCAAGGGCGCGCGGCTATACGGCATCGCGTTTTTCGTTCAACACGGGTGATGGCCGTTGCCCCGCGTGTGAAGGGCAAGGCGTGCGCACCATCGGTATGAGCTTCCTGCCCGATGTGAAGGTCCCGTGCGATGTCTGCCACGGTCAGCGCTTCAATCCGGAAACGCTGGCCGTGACGTGGCGCGGCAAGAACATCGGCGACGTGCTGACAATGGAGATCGACGAAGCCGTCGACTTCTTCGCGTCGATGTCGAATATTGCGCATCCGTTGCAACTGATGAAGGACGTGGGCCTTGGTTATCTGACACTCGGCCAGCCGTCGCCGACGCTGTCGGGCGGGGAGGCACAGCGCATCAAGCTGGTGACGGAGCTGAGCAAGGTGCGCGACGACATCACGCGTCGCGGTCAGAAGGCGCCGCATACCCTGTATGTACTCGACGAGCCGACCGTCGGCCTGCATATGGCCGACGTTGCGAAGCTGATTCGCGTGCTGCATCGGCTCGCGAATGCGGGGCACAGTGTCGTCGTGATCGAGCACGACCTTGACGTGATCGCTGAAGCGGACTGGATCGTCGATCTCGGGCCGGAGGGCGGTGTGGGCGGCGGGTCGATCGTTGCCTCGACGGATCCCGAAGGGCTGGTGCGTGTCGCAGCGAGCCACACGGGCCGGGCGCTTGAACCCGTGCTCGCGCGCGTCGCGAGCGAATCCGGCGAGACCGTGGCCGCCGAACGGGTCAGCGCGGGCTGA
- a CDS encoding DUF3303 domain-containing protein: MKFIVQWNGLPTAQPSAVERFMKTGGALPPDGVKMVGRWHSIGELSGCAIIESDNTAPMAAWVLQWGDIFAFRISPALSDEELGAALGAHQAAK, encoded by the coding sequence ATGAAGTTCATTGTTCAGTGGAACGGCCTGCCGACGGCGCAGCCATCGGCTGTCGAGCGGTTCATGAAGACGGGCGGCGCGCTCCCGCCCGACGGAGTCAAGATGGTCGGACGCTGGCACTCGATCGGTGAGTTAAGCGGCTGCGCGATCATCGAGTCCGACAACACCGCGCCGATGGCTGCGTGGGTGCTGCAATGGGGCGATATCTTCGCGTTCAGGATTTCGCCGGCGCTGTCCGATGAAGAACTTGGGGCGGCGTTGGGTGCGCATCAGGCGGCGAAGTGA
- the rplT gene encoding 50S ribosomal protein L20, translating to MPRVKRGVTARARHKKIINLAKGYRGRRNNVYRIAKQAVMRAGQYAYRDRRNKKRVFRALWITRINAAVRQHDMTYSVFINGLKKASIELDRKVLADMAVFDKAAFAAIVKQVKAAVAA from the coding sequence ATGCCTCGAGTCAAACGTGGGGTTACCGCACGGGCCCGCCATAAGAAGATCATTAACCTGGCCAAGGGTTACCGCGGCCGCCGCAATAACGTCTATCGCATCGCCAAGCAGGCGGTCATGCGCGCAGGCCAATACGCCTACCGCGATCGCCGCAACAAGAAGCGTGTGTTCCGCGCACTGTGGATCACGCGTATCAACGCGGCGGTGCGTCAACACGACATGACGTACAGCGTGTTCATCAACGGCCTGAAGAAGGCGTCGATCGAACTCGACCGCAAGGTGCTGGCCGACATGGCTGTGTTCGACAAGGCTGCTTTTGCTGCGATCGTCAAGCAGGTGAAAGCCGCCGTTGCAGCCTGA